From the Bacillota bacterium genome, one window contains:
- a CDS encoding EutN/CcmL family microcompartment protein, whose product MVIGRVVGSVVATQKNQSFVGSKMLLVQPLDLDGNDYGQEILAIDTQDAGPGDIVLVVSEGNSARQAMGKSDAPIDSVIIGVVDIVRISRRFEGR is encoded by the coding sequence GTGGTAATCGGCAGGGTTGTCGGGTCGGTTGTGGCGACCCAGAAGAACCAGAGTTTTGTCGGGTCCAAGATGCTCCTTGTGCAGCCTTTGGATCTCGACGGCAATGATTACGGCCAGGAGATCCTGGCCATCGACACGCAGGACGCGGGGCCTGGCGATATCGTTCTTGTCGTGAGTGAAGGCAATTCCGCCCGGCAGGCCATGGGAAAGAGCGACGCGCCCATAGATTCGGTCATCATTGGGGTCGTTGACATCGTTCGCATATCTCGGCGTTTCGAAGGGAGGTAG
- the mgtA gene encoding magnesium-translocating P-type ATPase has product MYSYTRNGRNNHSTEAAQRHLLNLPIEELLSRLAATKDGLSSQEAASRLEKYGTNEFPRPRAIPAWLAYLRLFADPLVVVLIVAGAISGFFGEPRGAIIISVMVLLSVTLQFFQEHRSEQTAQKLARQVAITATVIRDGNTIEVPMRELVPGDVIRLGVGDIVPADARVLYARDFFVDQALLSGESFPVEKTPCGEPALRFSIPDMNHAVFFGSNIVSGTATALVVGTNGQTELGRMAKTLSVERPETEFQHGIRRFTSFLVKVIVVLVLFIFVLNAGLGRGVLRSLLFAVAVSVGITPELLPMIITITLSAGAAAMARRKVIVKRLQSIQNLGSMDVLCTDKTGTLTEGKLVLASHVDLCGKPSEWAFQLARLNSAFQASLRNPMDAAIAAHEESSLDGYTKVDEIPFDFVRKRTSVVAEKDAERILITKGAPESLLDVCALAEVDGKPVEFGPALKRLAYDRFTELSRDGYRVLAVAYKRIDSNRNVYSRDDETDMVFAGYVTFIDPPKASAAKSLEELARLGVNVKILTGDNELVTEQICERVGLKVGGVLMGHEMDLMSDEDLASRLETATICARLSPEQKSRVITVLKRSGHVVGYMGDGINDTLSLRTADVGISVNNAADVAKEAADIVLMEEGLDILENGIVEGRRTFANTMKYIMMGTSSNFGNMFSVPAASVLVPFLPMLPVQILLNNLLYDFSQVSIPTDRVDGDYIARPRRWNVGFIRNFMLIFGPISSLYDILTYLVMLRLFHAGAALFQTGWFVESLATQTLVIHVIRSRQSVLKSKASAALWFTTLAAVGLGVAIPYTPVGLFFGFTPLPPAFFLVLAGMVSAYLVMVELVKRWFHVRFGW; this is encoded by the coding sequence ATGTACTCCTACACTAGGAACGGGCGCAACAATCACTCGACCGAGGCAGCACAGAGGCACCTGCTGAACCTTCCCATAGAGGAGCTCCTCTCGCGTCTTGCGGCAACGAAAGACGGCCTCTCAAGCCAAGAAGCAGCCTCCCGCCTTGAGAAATACGGCACCAACGAGTTTCCACGGCCACGGGCGATTCCCGCTTGGCTTGCTTATCTCAGGCTTTTCGCCGACCCTCTCGTCGTGGTCCTTATCGTGGCCGGGGCCATTTCCGGTTTCTTTGGTGAACCACGCGGCGCCATCATCATCAGCGTGATGGTGTTGCTCAGCGTTACACTTCAGTTCTTCCAGGAACACCGCTCCGAGCAGACAGCCCAGAAGCTGGCGAGGCAGGTTGCGATCACCGCTACGGTGATCCGGGACGGCAACACGATCGAGGTGCCCATGAGAGAACTGGTGCCCGGAGACGTGATCCGCTTGGGTGTGGGAGACATCGTGCCGGCCGACGCAAGAGTCCTTTATGCAAGGGACTTCTTCGTCGATCAGGCTCTGCTTTCAGGGGAGTCGTTCCCGGTCGAGAAGACGCCGTGCGGCGAGCCCGCGCTGCGCTTCTCCATTCCGGACATGAACCACGCGGTGTTTTTCGGAAGCAACATTGTAAGTGGAACCGCGACCGCCCTCGTGGTGGGAACGAACGGTCAAACCGAACTCGGGCGGATGGCTAAGACGCTTTCGGTCGAGAGACCGGAGACCGAGTTCCAGCACGGCATCAGAAGGTTCACCTCGTTCCTCGTCAAGGTCATCGTGGTCCTGGTCTTGTTCATATTCGTGCTGAACGCAGGGCTTGGCCGTGGAGTGCTGCGATCCCTCCTGTTCGCCGTGGCGGTGTCGGTCGGAATCACGCCAGAGCTGCTGCCCATGATAATCACGATAACCCTTTCGGCCGGTGCAGCCGCGATGGCAAGGCGGAAAGTGATTGTGAAGCGCTTGCAGTCCATACAAAACCTCGGAAGCATGGATGTCCTTTGTACCGACAAGACCGGCACGCTGACCGAGGGTAAGCTCGTCCTGGCAAGCCATGTCGACCTGTGCGGCAAGCCCTCCGAGTGGGCATTCCAGCTGGCCAGGCTCAACAGCGCCTTCCAGGCCAGCTTGCGCAATCCCATGGATGCGGCGATAGCTGCACATGAGGAAAGCAGCCTTGACGGATACACCAAGGTGGATGAGATCCCATTCGACTTCGTCCGTAAGCGCACGTCGGTGGTCGCCGAAAAAGACGCCGAGCGTATCCTGATAACCAAGGGCGCTCCCGAGAGTCTCCTGGATGTGTGTGCTCTAGCGGAAGTGGACGGAAAGCCGGTCGAGTTCGGCCCTGCTCTCAAGCGTCTGGCGTACGACCGCTTCACGGAGTTGAGCCGGGATGGTTACCGGGTGCTTGCAGTGGCCTACAAGCGCATCGACAGCAACAGAAACGTATATTCCAGAGACGACGAGACCGACATGGTCTTCGCAGGTTACGTCACGTTCATAGACCCTCCCAAGGCCAGCGCGGCAAAGTCGCTCGAGGAACTCGCTAGGCTCGGGGTGAACGTCAAGATCCTCACGGGTGACAATGAGCTCGTCACAGAGCAAATCTGTGAACGTGTCGGGCTCAAGGTCGGCGGAGTCCTCATGGGACACGAGATGGATCTCATGAGCGATGAGGACCTCGCCTCGCGGCTGGAGACCGCGACCATCTGCGCACGCCTCAGCCCGGAGCAGAAGAGCCGCGTGATCACCGTCCTGAAGCGGAGTGGGCACGTCGTCGGCTACATGGGAGACGGCATCAACGACACGCTGTCGCTGCGCACGGCCGACGTGGGGATCTCCGTCAACAATGCCGCCGACGTGGCAAAGGAAGCTGCGGATATCGTCCTCATGGAGGAAGGCCTTGACATCCTTGAGAATGGCATAGTGGAGGGGCGCCGGACCTTCGCGAACACGATGAAATACATAATGATGGGAACCAGCTCCAATTTCGGGAACATGTTCAGCGTCCCCGCGGCATCGGTGCTCGTGCCCTTCCTACCCATGCTGCCGGTGCAAATACTGCTCAACAACCTGCTCTATGATTTCTCGCAGGTGAGCATCCCAACTGACCGCGTGGACGGTGACTACATAGCGCGACCGCGGCGATGGAATGTCGGGTTCATCAGGAACTTCATGCTCATCTTCGGCCCGATCAGCTCTCTCTACGATATCCTGACCTATCTCGTCATGCTCCGACTATTCCACGCGGGAGCTGCGCTCTTCCAGACCGGATGGTTCGTCGAGTCGCTTGCCACCCAGACCCTGGTCATCCATGTCATCCGTTCACGGCAAAGCGTCCTCAAAAGCAAGGCAAGCGCCGCGTTATGGTTCACGACGCTTGCGGCCGTCGGGCTCGGCGTAGCGATACCGTATACCCCGGTCGGTCTGTTTTTCGGGTTCACGCCTCTTCCGCCGGCGTTCTTCCTCGTTCTCGCCGGAATGGTCTCGGCCTACCTTGTCATGGTCGAGCTCGTAAAGAGGTGGTTCCACGTGAGGTTCGGCTGGTAG
- a CDS encoding EutN/CcmL family microcompartment protein → MFIARVVGKVVATRKDEKLEGVKLLIIEPLKRDGTPSGKPLVAVDSVGAGAGEIVHAVKGREASLPLPKAGAPVDVAIVGIVDRIFPDEGTPRSCR, encoded by the coding sequence CTGTTCATAGCGAGAGTGGTCGGAAAGGTAGTCGCTACTCGCAAGGACGAGAAACTGGAGGGCGTGAAGCTGCTTATCATCGAGCCGTTGAAGCGGGACGGCACGCCTTCCGGGAAGCCGTTGGTTGCCGTGGATAGCGTCGGTGCGGGCGCAGGCGAGATAGTGCATGCGGTGAAAGGAAGAGAGGCGTCGCTGCCTCTGCCAAAGGCAGGGGCTCCCGTTGATGTTGCCATCGTGGGGATAGTGGACCGCATTTTCCCGGATGAGGGAACACCCAGGTCCTGTCGCTAG
- the deoC gene encoding deoxyribose-phosphate aldolase — MASDVAAMIDHTLLKPDATRDQIVKLCEEAKQYGFASVCVNPTNVSLAASLLKGTPVKVCTVIGFPLGATTPTAKAVETRDAIANGATEVDMVINVGALKSGDYDLVKRDIEAVVDAARGKAIVKVILETALLTDEEKVKACLLAKMAGADFVKTSTGFGPGGATVEDVRLMRKVVGKEMGVKASGGIRNLESARKMIEAGASRIGASASVAIVKGE, encoded by the coding sequence ATTGCCAGCGATGTGGCCGCCATGATAGACCATACGCTACTGAAGCCTGACGCCACGCGAGACCAGATCGTCAAGTTGTGCGAAGAGGCGAAGCAATACGGTTTCGCGTCGGTTTGTGTGAACCCCACCAACGTGAGCCTCGCGGCGAGCCTCCTCAAGGGTACACCCGTGAAGGTGTGCACTGTCATTGGCTTCCCGCTCGGAGCTACGACTCCGACCGCGAAAGCGGTGGAAACCCGCGATGCCATAGCAAACGGCGCGACCGAAGTGGACATGGTCATCAACGTGGGGGCCCTCAAGTCAGGCGACTACGACCTGGTCAAACGCGACATCGAGGCGGTGGTGGACGCGGCCCGCGGCAAAGCGATCGTCAAGGTCATCCTTGAGACGGCGCTTCTGACGGACGAGGAAAAGGTGAAGGCCTGCCTGCTGGCGAAGATGGCTGGAGCTGACTTTGTGAAGACTTCGACCGGCTTTGGCCCCGGCGGCGCGACTGTCGAAGACGTGAGGCTCATGCGCAAAGTGGTCGGCAAAGAGATGGGGGTGAAGGCCTCCGGCGGCATCAGAAACCTTGAATCTGCGCGCAAGATGATAGAGGCGGGGGCTTCGCGTATAGGCGCTAGTGCTAGCGTTGCGATCGTGAAGGGTGAGTAG